A genomic region of Salvelinus alpinus chromosome 12, SLU_Salpinus.1, whole genome shotgun sequence contains the following coding sequences:
- the LOC139536210 gene encoding ribosome-binding protein 1-like, translated as MEKGVMEKGVMEKGDMEKGDMEKGDMEKGVMEKGDMVKGDMEKGVMVKGVMVKGVMVKGVMEKGVMEKGVMEKGVMEKGVMEKGDGEGSHGEGRHGEGRHGEGSHGEGSHGEGSHGEGSHGEGSHGEGRHGEGRHGEGRHGEGSHGEGRHGEGRHGEGRHGEGSHGEGSHGEGSHGEGSHGEGSHGEGSHGEGRHGEGRHGEGRHGEGRHGDMEKGVMEKGDMEKGDMEKGVMEKGVMEKGVMEKGVMEKGVMEKGVMEKGDMEKGDMEKGDMEKGVMEKGDMEKGDMEKGVMEKGDMEKGVMEKGVMEKGVMETWRRETWRRESWRRETWRRETWRRETWRRESWRRETWRRESWRRESWRRESWRRETWRRESWRRETWRRET; from the coding sequence atggagaagggAGTCATGGAGAAGGGAGTcatggagaagggagacatggagaagggagacatggagaagggagacatggagaagggagtcatggagaagggagacatggtgaagggagacatggagaagggAGTCATGGTGAAGGGAGTCATGGTGAAGGGAGTCATGGTGAAGGGAGTCATGGAGAAGGGAGTCATGGAGAAGGGAGTCATGGAGAAGGGAGTCATGGAGAAGGGAGTCATGGAGAAGGGAGATGGAGAAGGGAGTcatggagaagggagacatggagaagggagacatggagaagggAGTCATGGAGAAGGGAGTCATGGAGAAGGGAGTCATGGAGAAGGGAGTCATGGAGAAGGGAGTcatggagaagggagacatggagaagggagacatggagaagggagacatggagaagggagtcatggagaagggagacatggagaagggagacatggtgaagggagacatggagaagggAGTCATGGTGAAGGGAGTCATGGTGAAGGGAGTCATGGAGAAGGGAGTCATGGAGAAGGGAGTCATGGAGAAGGGAGTcatggagaagggagacatggagaagggagacatggagaagggagacatggagaagggagacatggagacatggagaagggagtcatggagaagggagacatggagaagggagacatggagaagggAGTCATGGAGAAGGGAGTCATGGAGAAGGGAGTCATGGAGAAGGGAGTCATGGAGAAGGGAGTCATGGAGAAGGGAGTcatggagaagggagacatggagaagggagacatggagaagggagacatggagaagggagtcatggagaagggagacatggagaagggagacatggagaagggagtcatggagaagggagacatggagaagggAGTCATGGAGAAGGGAGTCATGGAGAAGGGAGtcatggagacatggagaagggagacatggagaagggagtcatggagaagggagacatggagaagggagacatggagaagggagacatggagaagggagtcatggagaagggagacatggagaagggAGTCATGGAGAAGGGAGTCATGGAGAAGGGAGTcatggagaagggagacatggagaagggagtcatggagaagggagacatggagaagggagacatga